The DNA segment AGTCAGTGGAGACACGGTAACGTATGCCATGGAGTGTAAGGACAGAAGTGGCACCATAGTTGAAATCTCCGGGAAGACAACCTATAAAGGGAACACCTTTGACGGCACCACTAATACAACAATGAAGAGCAAGGAAGAGGGGACTATGCAAATGACAAGCAAAATGTCCGGAAAATATATAGGGCTCTGTCCGAAATAATTATTTTGTTTACGACCATTTATAATATTCATAATTTAGCGTAAAAACAACCTTAGCAAGGAGGTACTGGAATGAAACTACTCAGGTACGGCAGTCTTTTATGCTTAATAATTTGTTTCGTTATATCATGCGAAACCGTTCCGATAACCGGGAGATCACAGTTGAGTCTTGTATCCAGCTCAGAAATAAATTCGATGAGTTTTAATCAATACAAAGATTTTCTCTCAAAACACAAGTTGTCAAATAATATCGAGCAAACACAACACGTAAAGAACGTAGGTTTGAAAATTTCCAATGCAGTGTCACAGTTCTTCACTATGCAGGGTCAGTCAGACCGGTTAAAAGATTATAAATGGGAGTTTAATCTGGTAGAAGACAAAGAAGTTAATGCATGGTGTATGCCTGGCGGGAAGGTAGTTGTCTACACTGGAATTCTGCCCATTACAAAAGATGACACAGGTCTTGCAGTGGTTATGGGGCATGAGATAGCACATGCAATTGCTGATCACGGAAAAGAGCGTTTAAGTCAGGAACTACTGACACAGATGGGAGGTACAGCACTTTCAGTAGCCTTATCACAACAACCCGGAGCAGTCAGCTCTCTCTTTCTTGGTGCATATGGTGTAGGTACACAGGTTGGGGTGCTCCTCCCATACAGTAGACTGCATGAATCCGAGGCTGACCGTCTGGGGCTTATCTTTATGTCCATGGCCGGGTACGACCCTAACGCAGCAGTAGCCTTCTGGGAAAGAATGGCACAGGGGAAGAAGGGCGGCTCCTCGCCTCCTGAATTTTTAAGTACACACCCGGCAGATGCAACCAGGATAAACAACATTAAGAGTTATGTGCCTGAAGCGATGAAATATCGTAGATAAACCCGGATATGTTGAATTGGAAAAGTTGTTTTCAATCAATTCGACTTTTTCCTGAGAAAATAACAAGGTATTAGCTGTTTCTTTTCACAAACACTATTCTTTGAATTACCGTAACGTGAGTTAAAACAGCAAGGATAATAAAGGCATATTCCAAAACATTGAAACAAAGGCCAACAAAAACTATTACCAGCCTCTCCGGTCTTTCAAGAATACCGGTGTTGCAACCAAGAGATGCAGCTTCAGCTCTTGCCTTTGCATAGGGGATAATTGCCGTGCCGACAGCGGCAATAAAAACAATAATAGAATAGAATGAATCGCCATGTCGCAAAAAATGGATAAAAACACCAAGCATAATTAAAAGGTCTACATACCTGTCAAGGACAGAATCGAGGAATCCCCCAAATTTGGTTACTCTATTTGCATTCCTTGCAACTGCACCGTCCATGAGGTCAAAAAAACCGGAAATCGCAAGCAATATTCCGCCTGTCATCATATAATCAAAGGCTATACATGCAGATGCGGCAAAGCCGAAGGGAACTCCGCAGATTGTTAATATATTCGGATTTACTACTTTATCTTTAAAGAAGAAACGATAAATCCCAAGAATTACAGGATCA comes from the Pseudomonadota bacterium genome and includes:
- a CDS encoding M48 family metallopeptidase, coding for MKLLRYGSLLCLIICFVISCETVPITGRSQLSLVSSSEINSMSFNQYKDFLSKHKLSNNIEQTQHVKNVGLKISNAVSQFFTMQGQSDRLKDYKWEFNLVEDKEVNAWCMPGGKVVVYTGILPITKDDTGLAVVMGHEIAHAIADHGKERLSQELLTQMGGTALSVALSQQPGAVSSLFLGAYGVGTQVGVLLPYSRLHESEADRLGLIFMSMAGYDPNAAVAFWERMAQGKKGGSSPPEFLSTHPADATRINNIKSYVPEAMKYRR
- a CDS encoding CDP-alcohol phosphatidyltransferase family protein, producing MISSKIGHALDPVILGIYRFFFKDKVVNPNILTICGVPFGFAASACIAFDYMMTGGILLAISGFFDLMDGAVARNANRVTKFGGFLDSVLDRYVDLLIMLGVFIHFLRHGDSFYSIIVFIAAVGTAIIPYAKARAEAASLGCNTGILERPERLVIVFVGLCFNVLEYAFIILAVLTHVTVIQRIVFVKRNS